The Oncorhynchus kisutch isolate 150728-3 linkage group LG20, Okis_V2, whole genome shotgun sequence genome has a segment encoding these proteins:
- the LOC109865367 gene encoding myoferlin isoform X4, producing the protein MLRVVVESAKGLPKSKLGSTPDPIANIIFKDEKKKTKTIDSEVNPVWNEVLEFDLKGSVLDSSSYIDVIVKDYETIGKDKFLGSAKISLKDLATGQVKSFPCKDLALVNEKGQATGATVSLVIHYDPPANATPNPNDPQAGDAAGDSGRGEEGDEDIADAGQSPSAPGQPGNPNQRLVKKNRKLNRPLANKPQDFQIRVRILEGRQLPGNNIKPVVKVNVCGQTHRTRIKRGNNPFFDEMFFYNVNMLPSDLFDQYVSIRVYDSFSLRADSLMGEFKVDVGFIYDEPAHSVMRKWLLLNDPDESSSGARGYLKVSMFIVGAGDESLVEKRDINDDQDDIESNLLLPAGVTLRWVTLSLKVFRAEDIPQMDDAFIQSLKGMFGVDGDKKNLVDPFVEAHFAGKRLCTQVIEKNANPEWNQMLNLQVKFPSMCERIKLTVFDWDRLTRNDSIGTIYLNLAKIASSGGEVQDKHAGYGFSPSLEGKTGESEVGFLPAFGPCYINLYGSPREFTGLPDPYEELNYGKGEGVAYRGRILVELSTKLEGKADKTVEEIPSDDILVAQKYQRRRKYCLCVVFHSASMLQEPGEPIQFEVSIGNYGNKLDTTCKPLASTTQYSCAVFDGNHYYYLPWANAKPVVVITSFWEDISHRLDAVNIILYIAERLQSNITAMKLAILAKVPENHLAEIWLRLVNQVIEDLSSLKVPELEGHSNLTSLDIQMKKLRDSTLQTIMEGAKSMREEATEIKDTLGDIEGWLDKLKQLAEEPQNSMPDVIIWMLRGEKRVAYSRIPAYQLLYSTYSEQACGQFCGRTRNVFMQYPMDKNKGLKVPVQIRVNMWLGLSADEKKFNNFSEGTFSVFAELYENQAYMLGKWGTTGLGLRYKCSDVTGKLKLKQENFIPPRGWEWEGDWFIDPEKGLLTEADAGHTEFMDEVFQNETRFPGGEWKPATEPYTDVNGEKTHTPEEIECPAGWSWGDEWTVDENRAVDEKGWEYGITIPPDDKPKSWVPAEKMYHVHRRRRVIRPRKRTSAAGTTTEKRDQGDPEGWEFSSLIGWKFHRQERSADTIRRRRWRRKMAPAGRLGASAIFKLEGALGVDVDEKKKDEVDASKLFGANTPTVSCSFDSSHLYHLRVYVYQARNLIAMDKDSFSDPYAHVSFLHMSKTTETIKATLNPTWDQTLIFQDVEIYGDPQKIAQYPPDVVLEFYDKDQVGKDELLGRSVCVPLVKLNPGMDQTPKLLWSPIIQKDQQAGEVLVAAELILKDKGNETDLPLVPPKRAENLYMVPQGIRPVVQLMAIEILAWGLRNMKPYQLATVASPSLVVECGGEMVQSAVIKNMKKCPNFPGSVLFLKVLLPKEEMYTPPIVLKVIDHRPFGRKPVVGQCTIDTLEEFRCDPYVIQKSSMSSKMALMAAFPHDTRIDMEDRRPLLEAQEKETVDWWSKFYASIGDHEKCRPYLQKGYDTLKVYDKELENVPEFKQLTDFCNTFKLQRGKNEDEEDDPSVVGEFKGSFKVYPLSDDPGVAPPPRQFRELPESVPQECLVRIYVVRGIDLQPKDNNGQCDPYIKISLGKKSIEDRDNYLPNTTNPVFGRMFEMSCFLPQDKDLKISVYDYDLLTRDEKVGETVIDLENRFLSRFGSYCGLPQTYCISGINQWRDHLKPSQILQNLARLKGVPPPRLEDDGKALSFNGTQYTLAQFEANKEIHQHLGPADERISLHVLRTHGLVPEHVETRTLFSSFQPQLSQGCLQMWVDVFPKNMGLPGPPFDIVPRKAKKYFLRAVVWNTSDVILDETSITGERMSDIYVKGWMPGMEEDKQKTDVHYRSLDGDGNFNWRFVFGFEYLPAEQLCLVSKKEHFWSLDKTEFRIPPKLIVQIWDNDKFSLDDYLGTVELDLRKLTPPAKVSKTCNLSMMEEVMDARPPKSDLANSLFAQKSVRGWWPCVTEQDGKKVLGGKVEMTLEIVSEKEVDEKPAGKGRDEPNMNPKLDFPKRPDTSFFWFTNPCKTMKFIVWRRFKWLFIGLILLILVLLFVGILLYSLPNYISMKIVKPFK; encoded by the exons GCCACGGTGAGCCTTGTTATTCATTATGATCCTCCAGCCAATGCCACTCCAAATCCAAATGACCCACAGGCAGGAGATGCTGCAGGGGATTCTG GTAGAggtgaagagggggatgaggacaTCGCTGATGCAGGACAGAGTCCCTCTGCTCCTGGTCAGCCTGGGAACCCTAACCAAAGACTGGTCAAGAAAAACAGGAAATTGAACCGACCCCTGGCCAATAAACCTCAGGACTTTCAG ATCCGTGTCAGGATATTAGAGGGACGACAGCTCCCTGGGAATAACATCAAACCTGTTGTGAAGGTGAATGTTTGTGGACAGACTCACAGAACAAGGATCAAGCGGGGAAACAATCCCTTCTTTGATGAG ATGTTCTTTTACAATGTCAACATGTTACCATCGGACCTATTTGATCAATATGTCAGCATTCGG GTGTACGACTCCTTCTCTCTGAGAGCTGACAGTCTCATGGGGGAGTTCAAG GTTGATGTTGGCTTCATCTATGATGAACCAG CTCACTCTGTAATGAGGAAGTGGCTCCTCCTGAATGACCCTGATGAATCCAGTTCGGGCGCCAGAGGATACCTTAAAGTCAGCATGTTCATCGTTGGGGCGGGAGACGAATCACTG GTAGAGAAGAGGGACATTAATGATGACCAGGATGACATAGAGAGTAACCTGCTGCTGCCAGCAGGGGTTACACTGCGATGGGTCACCCTGTCTCTCAAAGTGTTCCGGGCCGAGGACATTCCCCAGA TGGATGATGCCTTTATCCAGTCATTGAAGGGGATGTTTGGAGTGGATGGGGACAAGAAGAATCTAGTGGATCCTTTTGTCGAGGCTCACTTCGCTGGCAAAAGG CTGTGCACCCAAGTCATTGAGAAGAATGCCAACCCAGAATGGAACCAAATGCTGAATCTTCAGGTCaag TTCCCCTCCATGTGTGAACGAATCAAACTGACCGTCTTTGATTG GGATCGCCTGACGAGGAATGACTCGATTGGCACCATATACTTGAATCTGGCCAAAATAGCATCCTCTGGTGGCGAAGTTCAAG ACAAACATGCGGGATATGGGTTCTCGCCATCACTTGAAG GGAAGACCGGGGAGTCTGAGGTAGGTTTCCTGCCAGCCTTTGGGCCTTGCTATATCAACCTGTATGGGAGTCCCAGAGAGTTCACTGGGCTTCCTGACCCCTACGAAGAGCTCAACTATGGCAAA ggtgaaggggtggcCTATCGAGGAAGAATCCTGGTTGAGCTGTCAACTAAACTGGAAGGCAAGGCTGACAAGACTGTAGAAGAGATCCCTAGTGATGACATATTGGTGGCCCAG AAATACCAGCGCAGGAGGAAGTACTGTTTGTGTGTAGTGTTCCATAGTGCCAGCATGCTTCAGGAACCTGGCGAACCAATCCAGTTTGAGGTCAGCATTGGCAACTATGGCAACAAGCTGGACACTACCTGTAAACCACTGGCCTCCACTACCCAGTACAGCTGTGCTGTGTTTGATG GTAACCACTACTATTACCTGCCCTGGGCTAATGCCAAACCAGTGGTTGTCATTACATCATTCTGGGAGGACATCAGTCACCGTTTGGATGCAGTCAACATCATTCTGTACATAGCTGAACGTCTG CAATCTAACATCACTGCGATGAAGTTGGCCATCTTGGCTAAAGTCCCCGAAAACCATCTGGCTGAGATCTGGCTGAGGCTGGTAAATCAGGTGATCGAGGACCTCAGCAG TTTGAAAGTGCCAGAGCTGGAGGGCCACTCAAACCTGACCTCCCTGGACATCCAGATGAAGAAGCTAcgtgacagcaccctgcagaccaTCATGGAGGGGGCCAAGAGCATGAGAGAGGAGGCGACTGAGATCAAGGATACCCTGGGGGACATTGAGGGCTGGCTGGACAAACTGAAGCAGCTCGCTGAGGAG CCCCAGAACAGCATGCCTGACGTGATCATCTGGATGctgaggggggagaagagagtggCGTACAGCCGCATCCCAGCCTACCAGCTGCTCTACTCCACCTACAGCGAACAGGCCTGTGGACAGTTCTGTGGCAGGACCAGGAATGTCTTCATGCAGTACCCTATGGATAAAAACAAGGGTCTGAAGGTTCCAGTCCAGATCAGAGTCAACATGTGGCTGGGCCTGTCTGCAGACGAGAAAAAGTTCAACAATTTCTCAGAAGGGACGTTCAGTGTGTTTGCTGAATTG TATGAGAATCAGGCCTACATGCTGGGGAAGTGGGGAACTACCGGTCTGGGTTTACGCTACAAATGCTCTGATGTGACTGGCAAGCTGAAGCTGAAACAAGAGAACTTCATTCCCCCGCGAGGCTGGGAGTGGGAGGGAGACTGGTTCATAGACCCAGAGAAGGG TCTGTTGACAGAGGCAGATGCGGGACACACTGAGTTCATGGATGAAGTCTTCCAGAATGAGACTCGCTTCCCCGGGGGAGAGTGGAAGCCTGCCACTGAGCCGTACACTGACGTG AATGGGGAGAAGACCCACACACCAGAGGAAATCGAGTGTCCTGCAGGCTGGAGCTGGGGGGATGAGTGGACCGTAGATGAAAACAGGGCTGTGGACGAGAAAG GCTGGGAGTATGGAATCACCATCCCTCCAGATGACAAACCCAAGTCTTGGGTGCCAGCAGAGAAGATGTACCACGTCCACCGACGGAGGAGAGTGATCAGGCCCAGGAAGAGAACATCAGCTGCTGGTACAACCACTGAG AAACGAGACCAAGGAGACCCAGAAGGCTGGGAGTTCTCCTCTCTGATTGGCTGGAAGTTCCACAGGCAGGAGCGTTCCGCCGACACGATCCGACGCAGACGTTGGAGGAGGAAAATGGCCCCTGCTGGCCGCCTGGGGGCATCCGCCATATTCAAACTGGAGGGGGCGCTG GGGGTTGATGTAGATGAGAAAAAAAAAGATGAGGTGGATGCCTCCAAGCTCTTTGGTGCCAATACTCCTACTGTGTCCTGTTCGTTTGACA GCTCACACCTCTACCACCTCCGCGTCTACGTTTACCAGGCCAGGAACCTTATTGCCATGGACAAAGACAGCTTCTCGG ATCCATATGCCCATGTGTCCTTCCTGCACATGAGTAAAACCACAGAGACCATAAAAGCTACCCTGAACCCCACGTGGGACCAGACCCTGATCTTCCAGGATGTGGAGATCTACGGGGACCCGCAGAAAATCGCCCAGTATCCCCCTGACGTGGTGCTGGAGTTCTATGACAAGGACCAGGTG GGGAAAGATGAGCTATTGGGCCGGAGCGTGTGTGTCCCCCTGGTGAAACTGAACCCCGGCATGGACCAGACCCCCAAACTGTTGTGGTCCCCCATCATACAGAAGGACCAGCAGGCTGGAGAGGTGCTGGTGGCTGCTGAGCTCATCCTGAAGGATAAG GGTAACGAGACGGACCTCCCTCTGGTCCCTCCCAAGAGGGCGGAGAATCTGTACATGGTGCCTCAGGGGATACGGCCTGTGGTGCAGCTCATGGCTATTGAG aTTCTGGCCTGGGGGTTGCGCAACATGAAGCCCTACCAGTTGGCCACTGTGGCCTCCCCTAGCCTTGTGGTAGAGTGTGGAGGGGAGATGGTCCAGTCTGCTGTCATCAAGAACATGAAGAAGTGCCCCAACTTTCCTGGATCTGTCCTCTTCCTTAAAGTG CTTCTTCCCAAAGAGGAGATGTACACCCCTCCCATCGTGCTGAAGGTGATCGACCACAGGCCATTTGGCAGGAAGCCAGTGGTTGGACAGTGTACCATAGACACTCTGGAGGAGTTTCGCTGTGACCCCTACGTCATCCAGAAGTCATCCATGTCATCCAAAA tGGCtttgatggctgcttttcctcACGACACCAGAATTGACATGGAAGACAGGAGGCCTCTGCTTGAAGCTCAG GAGAAGGAGACAGTTGATTGGTGGAGTAAATTCTACGCATCCATTGGAGATCATGAGAAGTGCCGTCCTTACCTTCAGAAAGGATATGACACTTTGAAG GTGTATGATAAGGAACTGGAGAATGTTCCTGAGTTCAAACAACTCACCGATTTCTGCAACACCTTCAAACTGCAGAGAGGCAAGAATGAAGATGAGGAGGATGATCCATCTGTTGTTGGAGAATTCAAG GGCTCTTTTAAGGTGTACCCTCTATCAGACGACCCGGGTGTGGCTCCTCCTCCTCGCCAGTTCCGTGAGCTGCCTGAAAGCGTGCCTCAAGAGTGCCTGGTCAGGATCTATGTGGTCAGAGGCATCGACCTGCAGCCCAAGGACAACAACGGTCAG TGTGATCCCTATATAAAGATTTCCCTGGGAAAGAAGTCAATTGAGGACCGAGATAACTACTTACCAAATACCACCAACCCTGTTTTTGGAAG AATGTTTGAGATGTCATGTTTTCTGCCTCAAGACAAAGACCTGAAGATCTCAGTGTATGACTATGATCTGCTGACCCGCGATGAGAAAGTGGGAGAGACAGTGATTGACCTGGAGAACCGCTTCCTGTCACGTTTTGGCTCCTACTGTGGCCTGCCTCAGACATACTGCAT CTCTGGAATCAACCAATGGCGTGACCATCTGAAGCCCTCTCAGATCCTTCAGAACCTGGCCCGCCTCAAAGGCGTCCCTCCACCCAGGTTAGAAGATGATGGCAAAGCACTGTCATTCAATGGGACTCAGTACACCCTGGCTCAATTTG AGGCCAACAAAGAGATCCACCAGCACTTGGGTCCTGCCGACGAACGGATCTCTCTGCACGTGCTCAGAACACATGGACTGGTGCCTGAGCACGTGGAGACAAGGACACTGTTCAGCAGCTTCCAGCCCCAACTTTCTCAG GGATGCCTTCAAATGTGGGTGGATGTTTTCCCCAAAAACATGGGCCTTCCCGGACCTCCCTTCGACATTGTGCCACGCAAGGCCAAGAA GTATTTCCTGCGAGCTGTTGTTTGGAACACCTCTGATGTCATTCTGGACGAAACTAGTATTACTGGGGAGCGCATGAGTGATATCTACGTCAAAGG CTGGATGCCAGGTATGGAGGAGGACAAGCAGAAGACCGACGTCCACTACAGGTCTCTGGATGGGGACGGCAACTTCAACTGGAGGTTCGTCTTTGGCTTTGAATACCTGCCCGCTGAACAGCTGTGTCTGGTCTCCAAGAAG GAGCACTTCTGGAGTCTAGACAAAACAGAGTTCAGGATACCCCCCAAGTTGATTGTTCAAATTTGGGATAATGACAAGTTCTCATTGGATGATTACCTGG GCACGGTAGAGCTGGATCTCCGTAAACTTACCCCTCCGGCCAAGGTTTCAAAGACGTGCAATCTGAGTATGATGGAGGAGGTGATGGATGCACGGCCACCCAAATCTGACCTGGCCAATTCGCTGTTCGCTCAGAAGTCTGTCAGAGGCTGGTGGCCATGTGTCACTGAACAGGATGGGAAGAAAGTCCTTGGT GGGAAGGTTGAGATGACTCTGGAAATCGTGTCTGAGAAGGAAGTGGACGAAAAGCCTGCTGGGAAGGGCAGGGATGAACCCAACATGAACCCAAAGCTTGACTTCCCTAA GCGTCCGGACACGTCCTTCTTCTGGTTCACGAACCCCTGTAAGACCATGAAATTCATTGTGTGGCGCAGATTCAAGTGGCTTTTCATTGGACTGATCCTACTGATTCTAGTGCTGCTCTTCGTCGGAATCCTGTTGTACTCTTTACCG AACTACATTTCAATGAAAATTGTGAAGCCATTCAAATGA